One window from the genome of Rariglobus hedericola encodes:
- a CDS encoding helix-turn-helix domain-containing protein has protein sequence MQRLRVADYFFVKELPVVVISMPEQGAMAVHRHEFSELTIITAGTALHVTAEGRYPIAAGDVFFIPPDQPHGFADVRGLGLVNVLFLPKRLPEPTDELRRMAGWQALFESEPKYRDAQGFAGHLRLPPEELERVTTLVRELEAETRDYMKGGTVLVEALFTQLVVRLARSYGAHASPAGRRLLAVQKAIRHIEEKHAEAVELNVLAKKAGMSLSTFKRAFKAVTGTSPIDYLLQVRLARACHLLRDADTTVTEAALAAGFGDGNYFARQFRARMGCTPREWREKQATV, from the coding sequence ATGCAACGACTGCGCGTCGCGGATTATTTTTTTGTCAAGGAACTGCCGGTCGTCGTCATTTCGATGCCGGAGCAAGGAGCGATGGCGGTGCATCGGCATGAGTTTTCAGAGCTCACGATCATTACGGCGGGGACGGCCCTGCATGTAACCGCCGAGGGACGGTATCCGATCGCGGCGGGGGATGTATTTTTTATTCCGCCGGATCAACCGCACGGGTTCGCTGATGTGCGCGGTCTGGGATTGGTGAACGTGCTGTTTTTGCCGAAACGGTTGCCGGAACCAACCGACGAATTACGCCGTATGGCGGGGTGGCAGGCATTGTTTGAATCGGAACCGAAGTATCGCGATGCGCAGGGCTTCGCGGGGCACCTGCGGTTGCCGCCGGAAGAGCTGGAGCGCGTGACGACCCTCGTGCGCGAACTGGAAGCCGAGACGCGGGATTATATGAAAGGCGGAACAGTGCTGGTGGAGGCGTTGTTCACGCAGTTGGTGGTGCGATTGGCGCGGAGCTATGGCGCACATGCATCACCCGCGGGGCGGCGGTTGCTGGCGGTGCAGAAGGCTATCCGGCACATCGAGGAGAAACACGCGGAGGCGGTTGAGCTGAACGTGCTGGCAAAAAAAGCAGGCATGTCGCTGAGCACGTTCAAGCGTGCGTTCAAGGCGGTGACGGGAACTTCGCCCATCGACTATTTACTGCAAGTGCGCTTGGCGCGGGCGTGTCACCTGTTGCGCGATGCGGACACGACCGTGACCGAGGCGGCGCTGGCGGCGGGGTTTGGAGACGGGAATTATTTCGCGCGCCAGTTCCGGGCGCGCATGGGCTGCACGCCTCGGGAATGGCGGGAGAAGCAGGCTACGGTTTAA
- a CDS encoding NAD-dependent epimerase/dehydratase family protein has protein sequence MSAVSIKKALVTGGSGFIGGHLVRALLEQGAEVVVLDNFRTGHLRNIEDLPVRLVRGCITDREIVREAVRGCDAVFHLAALVSVPESMERIHECVSLNVTGLLTVLEEASAAGVRKLVLSSSAAIYGDDPEVPKREDMRPAPKSPYAITKLDGEYYCALFAATGRIETACLRYFNVFGPRQDPRSAYAAAVPIFIRRALAEQPITIHGDGEQTRDFVFVKDVVAANIFAASTVGLTGVFNVGYGGSITINAIAERILAQTGGKGTIVHEAPRTGDVRHSRASADKLRAAGWKPGYDLEAGLAETLAWYREHDDPT, from the coding sequence ATGAGCGCCGTATCCATCAAAAAAGCGCTCGTGACCGGCGGCTCGGGTTTCATCGGCGGGCATCTCGTGCGTGCGTTGCTCGAACAAGGTGCGGAGGTCGTGGTGTTGGACAATTTTCGCACGGGCCATCTGCGCAACATCGAGGATCTGCCGGTGCGCCTCGTGCGCGGCTGCATTACGGATCGTGAGATCGTGCGCGAGGCGGTGCGGGGCTGTGACGCGGTGTTCCATCTGGCCGCGCTCGTCAGCGTGCCGGAGTCGATGGAGCGCATTCACGAGTGCGTTTCACTCAACGTCACGGGCTTGCTGACCGTGCTTGAAGAAGCGTCCGCCGCCGGTGTGCGCAAACTGGTGCTTTCCAGTTCGGCGGCGATCTACGGTGATGATCCCGAGGTGCCGAAGCGCGAAGATATGCGTCCGGCGCCGAAGAGTCCTTACGCGATCACCAAGCTTGATGGTGAATATTACTGTGCGTTGTTCGCCGCGACGGGACGAATCGAGACCGCGTGCCTGCGTTATTTCAATGTGTTTGGGCCGAGGCAGGATCCGCGCAGCGCGTATGCGGCGGCGGTGCCGATTTTTATCCGACGTGCGCTGGCGGAACAACCGATCACGATCCATGGCGATGGCGAACAGACGCGGGATTTTGTTTTCGTGAAGGACGTGGTGGCGGCGAATATTTTTGCGGCATCCACGGTGGGGCTCACGGGCGTGTTCAATGTCGGTTACGGCGGCAGCATTACGATCAACGCAATAGCCGAGCGCATTCTGGCGCAGACCGGAGGCAAGGGCACAATCGTGCACGAAGCGCCGCGAACCGGTGATGTGCGGCACTCGCGTGCATCGGCGGACAAACTGCGCGCGGCGGGCTGGAAGCCGGGCTACGATTTGGAAGCCGGGCTCGCCGAGACGCTGGCGTGGTATCGCGAGCACGACGATCCTACTTGA
- a CDS encoding aminoglycoside phosphotransferase family protein: MSTTTLPSLSEFVELTRRFSIYGEAVAAAHHGSGHINDTFAVTVSQAGTAVRYIFQRINHRIFTDVPALMDNILRVTSHQQARLTATGGGDASRRSLTVIPGRDGRPYVRDDGGAWWRAYLFIEQALTYDKIESAAQARTAAQAFGEFQRLLADLPGGRLSETIPAFHHTPRRYATFDAAAQADVVGRAAGCAEDVAFARSKEPLARTLTDLLDAGLVPERVTHNDTKLNNVMLDDVTGAGVCVIDLDTVMPGLSLYDFGDMVRSATNAAAEDETDLTQVVARPEIFAALAEGFLAGAGAALNDVERAHLVVAGQVITYEIGLRFLTDHLQGDVYFKIKRPGHNLDRARNQFALVRSLEAQSAAFEKIVSALSQ; this comes from the coding sequence ATGTCCACCACGACCCTTCCCTCGTTGTCTGAATTCGTCGAACTGACGCGCCGTTTTTCGATCTACGGCGAAGCCGTTGCGGCGGCGCACCACGGTTCCGGGCACATCAACGATACGTTTGCTGTCACGGTTTCGCAGGCCGGCACGGCGGTGCGCTATATTTTCCAGCGCATCAATCATCGCATCTTCACCGATGTGCCTGCGCTGATGGACAACATTCTGCGCGTCACCTCGCATCAACAGGCGCGGCTGACGGCGACGGGGGGGGGCGATGCCTCGCGACGCTCGCTCACGGTGATTCCGGGGCGCGATGGACGTCCGTATGTGCGCGATGACGGCGGTGCCTGGTGGCGCGCGTATCTCTTCATCGAGCAGGCTTTGACCTACGATAAAATCGAGTCGGCCGCGCAGGCTCGCACCGCGGCGCAGGCCTTCGGCGAGTTTCAGCGACTGCTGGCCGACCTGCCGGGCGGGCGGTTGAGCGAGACGATTCCGGCGTTTCATCACACGCCGCGCCGCTACGCGACCTTCGATGCGGCGGCGCAGGCGGATGTGGTGGGACGCGCGGCGGGTTGCGCGGAGGACGTGGCCTTTGCGCGGAGCAAAGAACCGCTCGCGCGCACGCTCACCGATCTGCTGGACGCCGGACTCGTGCCGGAGCGCGTGACGCACAACGACACCAAGCTCAACAACGTGATGCTCGACGACGTCACGGGCGCCGGCGTGTGCGTGATCGACCTCGATACGGTCATGCCCGGACTCTCGTTGTATGACTTCGGCGATATGGTGCGCTCGGCAACGAATGCAGCGGCCGAAGACGAAACCGATCTCACCCAAGTCGTGGCGCGGCCGGAAATCTTCGCGGCTTTGGCAGAGGGGTTTCTCGCCGGAGCCGGCGCGGCGCTCAACGACGTCGAGCGCGCGCACCTGGTCGTTGCGGGACAGGTGATCACCTACGAGATCGGTCTGCGGTTCCTGACCGACCACCTGCAGGGCGACGTGTATTTCAAGATCAAGCGACCCGGTCACAACCTCGACCGTGCGCGCAATCAGTTCGCGCTGGTGCGCAGCCTGGAGGCGCAGTCGGCGGCCTTTGAAAAAATCGTCTCAGCCCTTTCCCAATGA
- a CDS encoding sugar phosphate nucleotidyltransferase codes for MQLTLVVLAAGMGSRYGGLKQVDPMGPSGETVLDYSVHDAIRAGFDRVLFIIRRDFEAEFRAVVGARFAGRVQVDYVFQALDALPEGHVLPAGRTKPWGTGHAVWCAREALNGPFAVVNADDFYGAGSFERLATFLRAAGAAKAHPPEFAMVGFALANTLSEHGAVSRGVCAVGADGVLQGIEEHTGILATEVGVGSDKKYAPEVTVSMNCWGFTADFLPMLDARWRAFLAINGTAEKTEFYLPFAVNDLLTAGEVSVHVLPTADQWFGVTYREDKPRVQAAIAALVAAGAYPSPLNT; via the coding sequence ATGCAACTCACACTGGTGGTTCTCGCGGCGGGGATGGGATCGCGCTACGGCGGACTCAAGCAGGTCGATCCCATGGGGCCGTCCGGAGAGACCGTGCTCGACTACTCGGTGCATGACGCGATCCGTGCGGGATTTGACCGCGTGCTGTTCATCATACGCCGTGATTTCGAGGCGGAGTTTCGCGCGGTGGTGGGCGCGCGTTTCGCGGGCCGCGTGCAGGTGGACTATGTATTCCAAGCGCTCGACGCACTGCCGGAGGGACATGTGTTACCGGCGGGTCGCACGAAGCCGTGGGGCACGGGGCATGCGGTGTGGTGCGCGCGCGAGGCACTCAACGGACCGTTTGCGGTGGTGAATGCGGACGACTTTTACGGGGCGGGATCGTTTGAGCGGCTCGCGACGTTTCTGCGGGCGGCGGGAGCGGCGAAGGCGCATCCGCCAGAGTTCGCGATGGTGGGCTTCGCGCTCGCCAACACGTTGTCCGAACACGGCGCGGTGTCGCGCGGTGTGTGCGCGGTGGGAGCCGACGGGGTGTTGCAAGGCATCGAGGAACACACCGGCATTCTGGCGACCGAGGTGGGCGTGGGTTCGGACAAAAAATATGCGCCTGAGGTCACGGTTTCGATGAACTGCTGGGGGTTCACCGCGGATTTTCTGCCGATGCTGGATGCGCGGTGGCGGGCGTTTCTCGCGATCAACGGCACGGCGGAGAAAACCGAGTTTTATCTGCCGTTCGCGGTGAACGACCTGCTCACCGCTGGCGAAGTAAGCGTGCACGTGCTGCCCACGGCGGACCAGTGGTTCGGTGTGACTTACCGTGAAGACAAACCGCGCGTGCAAGCCGCCATCGCCGCGCTCGTCGCCGCCGGCGCGTATCCGTCGCCGCTCAACACCTGA
- a CDS encoding substrate-binding domain-containing protein, with the protein MPSRSSEPKPSKRLELFLRTRAVDDAWPVDRPLPTTRELAKRFKLSAATAFRTLQELSRENLFWQHTSGRFYRAAARPMLDRPRPAACLIRRLELCSALYSELLEGISAGCGEAHRAMLLWHDDVLVNHADPERPPAFAGADAQRLLLNSFLERHGDDAGGFLLDHVWSDAVLKRAGDRLAPGVLLFRKAPAGLRLSNVRADFDAAATQALAHLLGRGFTRIIPVEPFAGDPAVTEFFNAVETAARALACSDRIAPSVRAGTPEEAAALIRSLPKTTRTALLIPEDHVAVRLHTLLKESARACPVGLLAVMGTGVSARAGLSRISFDFRAMGRAAVGLLAESKSRSIAFPPVLHHGETT; encoded by the coding sequence ATGCCGTCCCGCTCCTCCGAGCCGAAACCCAGCAAGCGCCTCGAACTTTTTTTGCGCACCCGCGCCGTTGACGACGCCTGGCCCGTCGATCGTCCGCTGCCCACGACCCGCGAGCTGGCCAAACGCTTCAAGCTCTCCGCCGCCACCGCGTTTCGCACGCTCCAGGAGCTCTCCCGCGAAAACCTCTTCTGGCAGCACACCAGCGGACGCTTCTATCGCGCCGCCGCACGTCCGATGCTCGACCGCCCGCGTCCCGCCGCGTGCCTCATCCGCCGCCTGGAATTATGCAGCGCCCTCTACAGTGAATTGCTCGAGGGCATCAGCGCCGGCTGCGGCGAAGCGCACCGCGCCATGCTGCTTTGGCACGACGACGTGCTCGTCAACCACGCCGACCCCGAGCGTCCGCCCGCCTTCGCAGGCGCTGACGCCCAACGCCTCCTCCTCAACAGCTTCCTCGAACGCCACGGCGACGATGCCGGCGGCTTTCTTCTCGATCACGTGTGGTCCGACGCCGTGCTAAAACGCGCCGGCGACCGCCTCGCGCCCGGCGTGCTTTTGTTTCGCAAAGCCCCCGCCGGCCTCCGCCTGTCCAATGTCCGCGCCGACTTCGACGCCGCCGCGACCCAGGCGCTCGCCCACCTGCTCGGCCGCGGCTTCACCCGCATCATCCCCGTCGAACCTTTCGCCGGAGATCCCGCCGTAACGGAATTTTTCAACGCCGTGGAAACCGCCGCCCGCGCCCTCGCCTGCTCCGATCGTATCGCTCCGTCCGTCCGCGCCGGCACACCCGAAGAAGCCGCCGCCCTCATTCGCTCGCTGCCGAAAACCACCCGCACCGCCCTGCTCATCCCCGAGGACCACGTCGCCGTGCGCCTGCACACACTCTTAAAAGAATCCGCCCGCGCCTGCCCCGTCGGCCTGCTCGCCGTGATGGGCACCGGCGTCAGCGCCCGCGCCGGACTCAGCCGGATCAGTTTCGATTTCCGCGCCATGGGCCGCGCCGCTGTCGGCCTGCTCGCGGAATCAAAATCGCGCAGCATCGCCTTTCCGCCCGTGCTCCATCACGGCGAAACCACCTGA